One region of Eleutherodactylus coqui strain aEleCoq1 chromosome 5, aEleCoq1.hap1, whole genome shotgun sequence genomic DNA includes:
- the LOC136629094 gene encoding zinc finger protein 84-like isoform X9, with protein sequence MGAEQQRAHTAEKPYSCSECGKCFSTKSSLVKHQKIHTEKPYSCLECGKCFRKKPSLVHQRSHTGEKPFSCPECGKCFAEKSNCIQHQKIHTEKKAFSCSECGKHFGVKANFLLHQRVHTGEKPFSCSECRKCFTRKLYLDRHQRIHTGEKPFLCSECGKCFTEKSHLITHQRIHTGVKQFSCTECGKCFTQKAALVTHQRLHTGEKPFSCSECGKCFAEKSVLLKHQRTHTGEKPFSCSECGKCFAEKSILVRHQRIHTGEKQFSCTECNKSFTQKAGLVTHQKRHTGEKQFSCAECGKCFTQKGTLVTHQRTHTGEKPYLCSECGKYFTDKSYLVTHLRIHSGEKPYSCLECGKCFTVKSKLVQHQRTHTGEKPYSCFQCGKCFTQKASLVAHQKAHTGENPFFKPVFLNMST encoded by the coding sequence atgGGTGCAGAACAACAAAGAGCTCACACagcagagaagccatattcatgttcagaatgtgggaaatgttttagtacCAAATCATCTCTTGTTaagcatcagaaaattcacacagagaagccatattcatgtttagaatgtggcaaatgtttcagGAAGAAACCAAGTCTTGTACATCAAAGAAGTCATacgggggagaaaccattttcatgtccagaatgtgggaaatgtttcgctGAGAAATCAAACTGCAttcaacatcagaaaattcacacagagaAGAAggcattttcatgctcagaatgtgggaaacatttTGGCGTTAAAGcaaattttcttttacatcaaagagttcacacaggggagaagccattttcatgttcagaatgtaggaAATGCTTCACCCGGAAATTATATCTtgatagacatcagagaattcacacaggagagaagccatttttatgttcagaatgtgggaaatgttttacagagaaatcaCATCTAataacacatcagagaattcacacaggagtgaagcaattttcatgtacagaatgtggtaAATGCTTTACCCAAAAAGCagctcttgttacacatcagagacttcacacaggagagaaaccattttcttgttcagaatgtgggaaatgttttgcagagaaATCAGTCCttcttaaacatcagagaactcacactggagagaagccattttcatgttcagaatgtgggaaatgttttgcagagaaATCAATTCTTGTCcggcatcagagaattcacacaggagagaaacaatTTTCATGTACAGAATGCAACAAATCTTTTACCCAAAAAGCAGGTCTTGTAACACATCAAAaacgtcacacaggagagaagcaattttcttgtgcagaatgtggcaaatgttttacccAAAAAGGtactcttgttacacatcagagaactcacacaggagagaagccgtatttatgttcagaatgtgggaaatattttacagacaaatcatatcttgttacacATCTGAGAATTCActcaggagagaaaccatattcatgtctagaatgtggaaaatgttttacagtgAAATCAAAGCTAGTTCagcatcaaagaactcacacaggagagaagccgtattcttgttttcaatgtgggaaatgttttacccagaaagcaTCTCTTGTTGCACATCAAAaagctcacacaggagagaacccTTTTTTTAAACCTGTTTTTTTAAACATGTCTACTTAA